From Plasmodium falciparum 3D7 genome assembly, chromosome: 9, one genomic window encodes:
- a CDS encoding thiamine pyrophosphokinase, translating to MKKKYPYIFKMISLKYFSYFKKGPKVSCGNKERMTKNHKHHYSTIKEKDDFPHYHNLDFMKYIFSNNNKDKAQDIKISTSVDNTNPNVCTDIYNYKLITIILNNTLCSHSYEIIKNSNILICADGGANRLYDLCCTMNEQHVSNYCINNNRSFVQGMELNKNDYKKEEMKKRGKQDISNPIIQHTNDKNVTSKQLYDLFNNNHKLTINVDTKKRKENRDYSVEILPDFICGDFDSIYPHVYKHYKNKGVLFEKCQNQENTDLDKCIEKIKPYIYENDKILVLGATGNRFDQTCANISSLYKNVQTINNIYLIGENNFIFLLKKGNHVIQINLNAFQKGCALLPIGGKCKVKTEGLKYNLNYEYLSFDSLISSSNEIIQNEIKISNDTPLIWNSQLKNEEF from the coding sequence atgaaaaaaaagtacccatatatatttaaaatgatttctttgaaatatttttcatacttTAAAAAAGGCCCCAAAGTATCATGTGGTAATAAAGAAAGAATGACAAAAAATCATAAACATCATTATTCAactataaaagaaaaagatgatTTTCCTCATTATCATAATCTTgattttatgaaatatattttttcaaataataataaggataaggcacaagatataaaaatatccaCTTCTGTTGATAATACTAACCCAAATGTTTGTACAGATATTtacaattataaattaattactattattttaaataatacattatgTTCACATTCCTatgaaattataaagaattcaaatattttaatatgtgCAGATGGTGGAGCTAATCGCTTATATGATTTATGTTGCACTATGAATGAACAACATGTAAGTAACTACTGTATAAACAATAATAGATCCTTTGTACAAGGTATGGAACTAAATAagaatgattataaaaaagaagaaatgaaGAAAAGGGGAAAACAAGATATATCAAACCCCATTATACAACATACCAATGACAAAAATGTTACGAGTAAAcaattatatgatttatttaataataaccaTAAATTAACAATAAATGTagatacaaaaaaaagaaaagagaaTAGAGATTATTCTGTAGAAATATTACCAGATTTTATTTGTGGAGATTTTGATAGTATATACCCACATgtatataaacattataaaaataaaggagttttatttgaaaaatgtCAAAATCAAGAAAATACAGACTTAGATAAATgtattgaaaaaataaaaccatatatttatgaaaacgATAAAATTCTTGTACTAGGAGCTACAGGAAATAGATTTGATCAAACATGTGCAAATATATCTTCTCTGTATAAAAACGTACAAACAatcaataatatttatttaataggtgaaaataatttcatatttctattaaaaaaaggaaatcaTGTTATACAGATAAATTTAAATGCTTTCCAAAAAGGATGTGCTCTCTTACCAATTGGAGGAAAATGTAAAGTAAAAACAGAGGGACTTAAATATAACttaaattatgaatatttaagCTTCGATTCGTTAATCAGTTCATCTAATGAAATTATTCAGaatgaaattaaaatatcTAACGACACCCCTCTTATTTGGAATTcgcaattaaaaaatgaggaATTTTAG